From Echinicola soli, a single genomic window includes:
- a CDS encoding response regulator, producing the protein MKNTPLHILLAEDDVSDRLLFTEAISELKINTIVGTVNDGMQLMERLKMESIRLPDLLFLDLNMPRKNGLECLKEIRKNEKLKHISIAIYSTSDNENDMDETFRNGANVYITKPNNFNTLKEVLEKAIMTTYQYQDELMKRELFLLRV; encoded by the coding sequence ATGAAAAACACACCACTTCACATTCTACTAGCCGAAGACGATGTAAGCGACCGACTTCTTTTCACCGAGGCAATTTCAGAACTAAAGATTAACACCATTGTTGGCACGGTAAATGACGGAATGCAACTCATGGAACGGCTCAAGATGGAGAGCATTCGTTTACCTGATCTGCTTTTCCTTGATCTTAACATGCCGCGCAAAAATGGATTGGAATGTTTGAAAGAAATCAGAAAAAATGAAAAACTAAAACACATTTCCATAGCCATTTATTCAACATCAGACAATGAAAATGACATGGATGAAACATTTCGTAATGGCGCAAACGTGTACATAACCAAACCCAATAATTTTAATACGCTCAAAGAGGTTTTAGAAAAAGCAATAATGACGACATATCAATATCAAGACGAGTTAATGAAAAGGGAACTTTTTCTATTACGGGTTTAA
- a CDS encoding FecR family protein — protein sequence MSEKKLYRLLDKMDKGTCSEEEKQLLYRFYQKFQHTNTLESWTNSNVEESKKRLWNRIHGSIGKPQKSGIQKVVWKRIVVAAAMMVGISLLGLFLIRTMEPDPARKDQITLELPDGTVKILNSGKFQSIYDHKGNKIGNQLGNQVVFSPSMAIDNEAFQTVHVPYGKKFAISLPDGSKVNLNTGSSLTFPVNFVKGNKRQVSLTGEAYLKVAKDTVHPFILTANELSVEVLGTEFNIHAYGEDQFSEVVLVEGSVQLASIEHKGMDPSSLRLLPGNKARFQRSTHGLSQESVSTEIYTAWMDDELVFRNMSFDNILKKLERQYDVEITNQNHALSEEKFQASFGKKPPIETVFEELGLVYNINYEIKGNKITIH from the coding sequence ATGTCAGAGAAAAAGCTATACCGGTTATTGGATAAAATGGATAAGGGAACTTGCTCGGAAGAGGAAAAACAACTCCTTTATCGGTTCTACCAAAAATTTCAACATACCAATACCCTGGAATCCTGGACTAATTCCAACGTGGAGGAATCAAAGAAAAGACTTTGGAACCGGATCCACGGATCGATTGGCAAACCGCAAAAATCAGGGATACAAAAAGTGGTTTGGAAAAGGATTGTTGTTGCGGCGGCGATGATGGTAGGGATATCACTTCTGGGACTTTTTCTGATCCGTACCATGGAACCTGATCCCGCCAGGAAAGACCAAATAACCCTTGAATTACCAGATGGAACGGTAAAGATCCTGAATTCAGGAAAATTCCAATCAATATATGACCATAAGGGAAATAAAATCGGAAATCAGCTTGGCAACCAAGTGGTCTTCTCCCCTTCTATGGCCATTGATAATGAAGCCTTTCAAACCGTTCATGTCCCATACGGTAAGAAATTTGCCATTTCCCTTCCTGATGGTTCCAAGGTCAACTTGAACACGGGTTCCTCATTGACCTTTCCGGTTAACTTCGTGAAGGGAAATAAAAGACAGGTTTCACTTACCGGCGAGGCCTATTTAAAAGTGGCAAAGGACACTGTTCATCCATTTATACTCACGGCAAACGAATTATCAGTAGAAGTTTTGGGCACGGAATTCAATATCCATGCCTACGGTGAGGACCAATTTTCAGAAGTTGTCCTTGTTGAAGGTTCCGTCCAGCTTGCCAGCATCGAACATAAAGGGATGGATCCTTCCAGCCTACGCCTGCTGCCGGGCAACAAGGCAAGGTTCCAGCGGAGTACCCATGGGCTTTCGCAAGAATCCGTTTCCACGGAAATATATACCGCCTGGATGGACGACGAATTGGTATTCCGAAACATGAGCTTTGACAATATCCTTAAAAAACTGGAGCGGCAATATGATGTTGAGATCACCAACCAAAACCATGCCCTTTCGGAGGAAAAATTCCAGGCAAGTTTTGGAAAAAAGCCCCCCATCGAAACAGTCTTCGAAGAGCTTGGCTTGGTTTACAACATCAACTATGAAATCAAAGGGAATAAAATAACGATCCATTAA
- a CDS encoding CheR family methyltransferase encodes MTTKKSKSKSAVSDSQPASQGQFPIVAIGSSAGGLEAMMELLKHLPSDTGMAFIYVQHLSPDHKSMLTDILSKKTVMKVQEIDDMDKIEPDNVFVIPYNKGIEVTDGHIKLIPRSESSSAISIDILFSSLAQAQKERVIGIVLSGNASDGTLGLKDIKHEGGLTFAQDDTATFTSMPHSAISAGVADYILSPKEIAHELERLSKHPFVNKNASNNVSEDLVEPDIHRDNPDLKNIFNQLHKATGVDFGVYKMNTIKRRILRRMLLYKISTLNEYAKLLREKNEEIDILYQDLLINVTSFFRDIDTHKYLEENLFPKLLKRKKGGEVLRIWVPACATGEEAYSIAMMLHEVNENQTTNTPIQIFATDLSEQAIDKARIGVYSKQELETVSPARITRFFTKTDGKFRVNKVIRNICVFAPHNILRDPPFSRLDFISCRNLLIYFDTTAQKKALNIFHYALNNDGYLILGKSENIGQLTNLFSSSNKKYKIFSRKTRSGSQRLPEFSPELTKQPVSERNTPVANRDFMQKDNSKSLDKTIDSVLVSEFMPASVVIDYQHEIIQFRGTTDLFLTHPKGKATFNILKMARPEIGFELRNAISKVIKSKERIRIGEIEMKVDSKIRIVSFEIVPLEIEWDEPLLLIVFTEHEQTEIYADLVKSGKNDSPTKDRRIQKLERQLATAHTDSLFASLEHEAFAEELQSANEEVVSSNEELQTVNEELETSKEEIESTNEELTTTNQELQTRIDLLNESYEYSEAIVSTMHDPMLVLGKDFRVKSANKKFYKTFGFNEEQTEGVPLFDLGNKQWDIPALRELLEDIIPKNTQIYNFEVKQTFASLGEKIMSLNASRIVQKTHREQLILLIISDITEVRRLIVEKEQREKKLLKKEIRERKAEKSRLEQAVNKRTQELKEANESLVNKNKELKAFTYVSSHDLQEPLRKLQTFAGIISEREEQHLSDKGKNYFRLIQQETERMRQLIQDLLGFSSLSAGERKFKTIDLNIIIDEAIEDFKEAITEKNAIIEFNETCEVLIIPFQFRQLMHNLIGNALKYSNPETTPLIKISSHIVAYEKLDIKELPPQKEYCQITISDNGIGFEQKFSNKIFEVLQKLHGKEEYPGTGIGLAIVKKIVDNHNGIITATSELNKGAIFTIYLPTSQVSIFHN; translated from the coding sequence ATGACAACAAAAAAGAGCAAATCAAAATCCGCCGTATCCGATTCCCAACCTGCATCCCAAGGCCAATTCCCTATTGTTGCCATTGGCTCATCAGCAGGCGGTTTGGAAGCGATGATGGAACTGTTAAAACACCTTCCTTCTGACACGGGCATGGCTTTTATTTATGTACAGCACCTCAGCCCCGACCACAAAAGTATGCTGACTGATATTTTATCGAAGAAGACCGTCATGAAAGTGCAGGAGATTGACGACATGGATAAAATCGAACCCGATAATGTTTTTGTCATTCCATACAACAAAGGAATTGAAGTAACAGATGGACATATAAAATTAATTCCCCGTTCGGAAAGCAGCTCGGCTATTTCCATTGATATTCTATTTTCCTCACTTGCCCAGGCGCAAAAAGAAAGAGTAATCGGTATTGTCCTGTCGGGCAATGCAAGCGATGGTACTCTTGGTCTGAAAGACATCAAGCATGAAGGCGGATTGACATTTGCTCAAGACGACACTGCAACCTTTACAAGCATGCCTCACTCAGCCATTTCCGCAGGAGTGGCAGACTATATTTTGTCACCAAAAGAGATTGCCCACGAGTTGGAAAGGCTAAGCAAGCATCCGTTTGTCAATAAAAATGCTTCAAATAATGTAAGTGAGGATTTAGTTGAGCCCGATATTCATCGGGACAATCCTGACTTAAAAAATATCTTCAATCAATTGCATAAAGCAACAGGTGTCGATTTCGGTGTGTATAAAATGAACACCATCAAGCGGCGTATCCTTCGCAGAATGCTGCTCTACAAAATATCTACCCTAAATGAGTATGCAAAACTGCTTCGCGAAAAAAACGAAGAAATCGATATTCTCTACCAGGATTTATTGATTAATGTCACGAGTTTTTTCCGAGACATCGACACGCACAAATATTTAGAAGAAAACCTTTTCCCAAAATTACTAAAAAGAAAAAAAGGGGGAGAAGTCCTTCGGATATGGGTACCTGCATGTGCAACGGGAGAAGAAGCCTATTCTATCGCCATGATGCTGCATGAGGTGAATGAAAACCAAACGACCAACACACCCATTCAGATTTTTGCAACGGATCTAAGCGAACAAGCAATAGACAAAGCGCGTATTGGTGTTTACTCCAAGCAGGAATTAGAAACCGTTTCACCAGCGCGCATCACACGTTTCTTTACAAAAACAGACGGCAAATTCCGCGTGAACAAAGTCATACGCAATATTTGTGTGTTTGCACCCCATAATATACTTCGGGACCCACCGTTTTCTCGTCTTGACTTTATAAGTTGCCGCAACCTCCTGATTTATTTTGATACTACAGCACAAAAAAAAGCATTAAACATCTTTCATTATGCTTTAAACAACGACGGATATTTAATACTTGGCAAATCGGAAAACATTGGTCAGTTAACCAACCTTTTTTCGAGTTCCAATAAAAAATATAAAATATTTTCACGCAAAACACGCTCAGGATCGCAGCGGCTGCCTGAATTTTCTCCCGAATTGACAAAACAACCGGTTTCTGAAAGAAATACCCCCGTAGCGAATCGAGATTTCATGCAAAAAGATAATTCTAAAAGTCTTGACAAGACCATTGATTCAGTGCTTGTTTCAGAGTTTATGCCTGCAAGTGTTGTGATCGATTATCAACATGAAATTATTCAATTTCGGGGAACAACCGATTTATTTCTTACGCACCCAAAAGGAAAAGCCACGTTTAATATTTTAAAAATGGCACGGCCCGAAATTGGGTTTGAATTGCGCAATGCTATTTCAAAAGTCATTAAATCGAAAGAACGAATTCGCATAGGGGAAATCGAAATGAAAGTAGATTCCAAAATAAGAATTGTGAGTTTTGAAATCGTTCCGCTTGAAATAGAATGGGACGAGCCCTTGCTCCTGATTGTTTTTACCGAACACGAACAAACCGAAATATATGCCGATCTGGTGAAGAGTGGAAAAAATGATTCTCCAACAAAAGATCGAAGGATACAAAAGTTAGAACGGCAATTGGCAACAGCACATACCGATTCGCTTTTTGCCTCACTTGAGCATGAGGCCTTTGCCGAAGAGTTGCAAAGCGCCAACGAAGAAGTGGTTTCGAGCAACGAAGAACTGCAAACTGTCAATGAAGAATTAGAAACGTCAAAAGAAGAAATAGAATCTACCAACGAAGAACTAACCACCACCAATCAGGAATTGCAAACGCGCATCGACCTGCTCAATGAATCGTATGAATATTCCGAGGCCATTGTTTCCACCATGCATGACCCCATGCTTGTTTTAGGGAAAGACTTTCGGGTAAAATCTGCCAACAAAAAATTCTACAAAACATTCGGCTTTAACGAAGAACAAACCGAGGGAGTGCCTTTATTTGATTTGGGAAACAAACAATGGGATATTCCCGCACTGCGCGAATTACTTGAAGACATTATCCCAAAAAATACGCAAATCTATAATTTCGAAGTAAAACAAACCTTCGCAAGCTTAGGCGAAAAAATAATGTCCCTCAACGCAAGCCGTATTGTTCAGAAAACACATCGTGAACAACTAATCCTGCTTATCATCTCTGACATTACGGAAGTAAGACGCCTGATCGTAGAAAAAGAACAGAGAGAAAAAAAATTACTTAAGAAAGAAATTAGGGAACGAAAAGCCGAAAAATCAAGATTAGAACAAGCCGTTAACAAAAGAACGCAGGAATTAAAAGAAGCCAATGAATCGCTTGTCAATAAAAACAAAGAACTTAAAGCTTTTACCTATGTTTCAAGCCACGATTTACAAGAGCCGCTTCGCAAATTGCAAACCTTTGCAGGAATTATTTCAGAAAGAGAAGAACAACATTTATCTGATAAAGGCAAAAATTATTTCCGTCTTATCCAACAGGAAACGGAACGAATGCGGCAACTCATCCAGGATCTACTGGGCTTCTCAAGTCTCAGTGCCGGCGAGCGAAAATTTAAAACCATTGACCTCAACATCATTATAGATGAAGCAATAGAGGATTTCAAAGAAGCAATTACTGAAAAAAATGCCATTATAGAATTTAACGAAACCTGCGAGGTCCTTATCATTCCTTTTCAGTTTCGACAGCTAATGCACAACCTTATTGGCAACGCACTCAAGTATTCCAATCCGGAAACAACACCTCTTATAAAGATATCGAGCCACATTGTTGCGTATGAAAAACTAGACATTAAGGAACTTCCTCCCCAAAAAGAGTATTGCCAGATCACCATTAGCGACAACGGGATCGGTTTTGAACAAAAATTTAGCAATAAAATATTTGAAGTATTGCAAAAACTTCATGGTAAAGAGGAATATCCCGGCACAGGCATCGGTCTTGCTATTGTCAAAAAGATAGTTGACAATCACAATGGCATTATTACTGCAACTAGTGAACTGAATAAAGGAGCTATTTTTACTATATACCTGCCGACCAGTCAGGTATCCATCTTTCACAATTAA
- a CDS encoding helix-turn-helix domain-containing protein, whose translation MQTINSLSEFHRLLSITPPLHPLVSVVLVSEIHAVNSNLWRHFSTDFYTISLKNNIQSNVKYGQQYYDFDKGTMTFTAPKQVQSVEVDKTNAFNETIGTGYVLIFHSDFLKKHLLQSTIKNYGFFSYSLSEALHLSQQEEQNVVDIFQKIEKECQHIDKHTQDIILSQINLLLTYSNRFYERQFITRKAVNNDLLSKMEQLLKDYFDNAETLKSGLPTVEYLANQLNFSTNYLSDMLRLLTGQNAQQHIHEKLLEKAKEKLLTTNLSVSEIAYELGFERSQSFNRLFKKKTEMSPLKYRQSFN comes from the coding sequence ATGCAGACAATTAACTCTTTATCCGAATTTCATCGTTTACTATCCATTACCCCGCCTTTGCATCCGTTGGTAAGTGTGGTTTTGGTTTCAGAAATACACGCTGTAAATTCTAATTTGTGGCGACATTTTTCTACCGATTTTTATACTATCTCTCTAAAAAACAATATCCAATCCAACGTAAAATACGGGCAACAATATTATGATTTTGACAAGGGGACAATGACTTTTACTGCACCTAAACAAGTCCAATCTGTTGAAGTAGATAAAACCAATGCTTTTAACGAAACGATTGGGACAGGATATGTATTGATTTTTCATTCTGATTTTTTGAAAAAACATCTACTGCAAAGCACAATCAAGAATTACGGTTTCTTTTCATATTCCCTAAGTGAAGCGTTGCACCTTTCGCAACAGGAAGAACAAAATGTTGTTGATATTTTTCAAAAAATAGAAAAGGAATGTCAGCATATTGACAAGCACACACAAGACATTATTCTGTCGCAAATTAATTTGCTGTTGACTTATTCCAATCGTTTTTACGAACGCCAATTCATTACTCGAAAAGCTGTGAACAATGATTTGCTTTCCAAAATGGAGCAGTTGCTAAAAGATTATTTTGATAACGCAGAAACACTTAAAAGCGGATTGCCAACTGTTGAATATTTAGCCAATCAACTCAATTTTTCTACAAATTATTTAAGCGATATGTTACGTTTGCTGACAGGACAAAACGCCCAACAACACATTCACGAAAAACTCCTTGAAAAAGCAAAAGAAAAACTTTTAACGACAAATTTGTCCGTAAGTGAAATTGCCTATGAATTAGGTTTTGAGCGATCACAATCGTTCAACCGACTTTTCAAAAAGAAAACCGAAATGTCGCCTTTGAAGTATAGACAATCGTTTAATTAA
- a CDS encoding ArdC family protein — MKRQRKNSRKDVYQVVNERIMASLERGIIPWKQPWAVMGLPKNFHSGKVYKGINLWLLLSCGHAYPYYLTFKQAEGYGAKIRKGAKSVPVVYWNVVYRHKESGKKLSEAEARKLPKGTVDRKAFLKYYNVFNIEDIEGVKWVMPESGEKAPFQTIKACEELLGNAPDLPEIRHGEAQAYYHPAKDYINMPAKELFRSEKHYYQCLYHEVVHGTGHQKRLNRKELWGTSGKDKNSYSREELTAEMGASYLSNLCCIWEKDQQENSSAYIKHWLGQLKNDKRLLVEAAGKAQKAVDYLTGKMA, encoded by the coding sequence ATGAAGCGACAAAGAAAAAATTCCCGCAAAGATGTTTACCAGGTGGTCAACGAAAGGATCATGGCCAGCCTTGAAAGGGGTATTATCCCATGGAAACAGCCCTGGGCGGTGATGGGACTGCCCAAAAATTTCCATTCAGGAAAGGTCTATAAGGGCATCAACCTGTGGTTATTGCTCAGCTGTGGCCATGCCTATCCGTATTACCTTACCTTCAAACAGGCCGAAGGTTATGGGGCAAAGATCAGGAAAGGGGCCAAGTCGGTTCCAGTGGTCTATTGGAACGTTGTCTACCGCCATAAGGAAAGCGGTAAAAAACTGTCCGAGGCAGAGGCACGGAAGCTGCCCAAGGGGACTGTTGACAGAAAGGCATTTCTTAAATATTACAATGTGTTCAATATCGAGGATATCGAAGGGGTGAAATGGGTCATGCCGGAATCCGGTGAGAAAGCACCTTTCCAAACCATAAAGGCCTGTGAGGAACTGTTGGGAAATGCCCCGGACCTTCCTGAGATAAGGCATGGGGAAGCGCAGGCCTATTACCATCCGGCAAAGGATTATATCAATATGCCGGCAAAAGAGCTGTTCAGAAGTGAAAAACATTATTACCAGTGCTTGTACCACGAGGTCGTTCACGGAACTGGGCACCAGAAAAGACTTAACCGAAAAGAGCTATGGGGTACATCCGGTAAGGATAAGAATTCTTATAGCAGGGAAGAGCTGACCGCTGAAATGGGAGCCAGCTACCTGAGCAATCTATGCTGCATCTGGGAGAAGGACCAACAGGAGAATTCCTCGGCCTATATAAAACATTGGCTGGGGCAGCTTAAAAACGACAAACGGCTACTGGTCGAAGCTGCCGGAAAGGCACAGAAAGCGGTGGATTACCTGACCGGGAAAATGGCCTAA
- a CDS encoding DUF4345 family protein, whose amino-acid sequence MTVFLKIIGTVLLIAGCVLTYKPNLISNIPLSENPYQMIEVRVKWGFLIGLGILFIFYNQWSDWKLTVCALLFFLALGIIIARLFGFVLDGFFSKQFLWLTIEIVALIIFGILYRYADN is encoded by the coding sequence ATGACAGTTTTTCTAAAAATAATCGGAACCGTTTTGCTTATCGCAGGTTGTGTTCTAACATACAAGCCCAACTTAATTAGCAACATCCCTTTATCCGAAAACCCATATCAGATGATTGAAGTGCGGGTTAAATGGGGATTTCTAATTGGGTTGGGGATATTGTTCATTTTTTACAATCAATGGAGTGATTGGAAATTAACGGTGTGTGCATTATTGTTTTTTCTAGCTTTGGGGATTATCATAGCCCGATTATTCGGGTTTGTTTTAGACGGTTTTTTTTCAAAACAATTTCTTTGGCTTACCATAGAAATTGTAGCTTTAATCATCTTCGGAATTTTATATAGATATGCAGACAATTAA
- a CDS encoding Crp/Fnr family transcriptional regulator, with product MLADLIRIKTNLADEQIGYILSCFEPIHVQKNTLLLKPGNVSSKLFFIQKGCLRLYYDNEDQNVLTRFMAFENTFLTSIVSFISRAPSSEYIQAVEDSKLLVISFNQFNHLRNTISEWDKMYIHILEYGLTVVNSKLSSLLTQNATERYLALLKDNPELVQRLSNSNLAAYLNVSPETLSRLKSKIW from the coding sequence ATGCTTGCTGATTTAATAAGAATAAAAACAAATTTAGCAGATGAGCAGATTGGGTATATCCTTTCTTGCTTTGAGCCAATACATGTTCAGAAAAATACGCTTTTGCTAAAGCCAGGTAATGTTTCGAGTAAATTGTTCTTTATTCAAAAGGGATGTCTCCGTTTGTATTATGATAACGAGGACCAGAATGTATTGACTAGGTTTATGGCCTTTGAAAACACATTCTTAACGTCAATTGTTAGTTTTATTTCCAGAGCGCCATCGTCCGAGTACATTCAAGCTGTCGAAGACTCCAAGCTTCTAGTGATTTCATTTAACCAATTTAACCATTTACGAAATACAATATCCGAATGGGATAAAATGTACATTCATATCCTTGAATATGGTTTAACCGTCGTGAACTCAAAACTCAGTAGCCTTTTGACCCAAAATGCAACAGAACGCTACCTGGCCCTACTTAAGGACAATCCTGAACTTGTACAAAGGTTATCCAATTCAAATCTTGCAGCTTACCTAAATGTTTCTCCAGAAACCTTGAGCAGACTTAAGTCAAAGATATGGTAA
- a CDS encoding response regulator, with protein sequence MISQNLNILLADDDNSDCLLFKDALEELPVSAQLTIVHNGEKAIEELTKKGDMLPDVLFMDLNMPRKNGFAALGEIKRNTKLQKLPVIIFSTSPELEAVKRVFRDAAHYYICKPGDFSQLKKVIYEALTLISQKNNPLPLKENFMITGASITIPDHTEK encoded by the coding sequence ATGATTTCGCAAAACCTCAATATACTTCTTGCCGATGACGACAATTCCGATTGCCTTCTTTTCAAAGATGCATTGGAAGAATTGCCTGTGTCCGCACAGCTGACCATTGTGCATAATGGAGAAAAGGCGATTGAAGAGCTGACTAAAAAAGGAGACATGCTGCCCGATGTTCTTTTTATGGATCTTAACATGCCGCGAAAAAACGGCTTTGCAGCATTAGGGGAAATAAAACGAAATACCAAGTTGCAGAAACTCCCCGTCATTATATTTTCCACTTCTCCGGAGCTGGAAGCAGTTAAGCGGGTTTTCAGAGACGCCGCACACTATTACATCTGTAAGCCAGGTGATTTTTCGCAATTGAAGAAAGTTATTTATGAAGCGCTTACCCTAATATCGCAGAAAAATAACCCATTGCCCCTCAAAGAAAATTTTATGATTACAGGCGCTTCTATAACGATTCCTGATCATACTGAAAAATAA
- a CDS encoding RNA polymerase sigma factor — protein MEQPEKNIDKQLVSLLKQGNHLAFQQIYERHWEQLYQSVHNVLHDQALTEDVLHEVFTDLWWRRENWEIRNLKQYLARAVRNGALLKLRNNRWVSISPQFLTGLSTEPEVELDLDHRELSTVIETAINDLPERCRIIFQMSRFEHYSIPEIAQHFNISHRTVENQLHRALKYLKTILGAVIFQFILPL, from the coding sequence ATGGAACAGCCCGAAAAAAACATCGATAAACAGTTGGTTTCACTGCTCAAACAGGGAAATCATCTGGCCTTTCAACAAATCTATGAACGTCATTGGGAGCAGTTGTACCAATCGGTGCATAATGTCCTCCATGACCAAGCCCTGACAGAGGATGTCCTCCATGAAGTGTTTACCGACCTTTGGTGGAGAAGGGAAAATTGGGAAATCAGGAATTTAAAACAATATTTGGCTAGGGCTGTTCGGAACGGTGCCTTGCTCAAGCTCCGCAACAATCGCTGGGTCTCCATCTCCCCACAATTTTTAACAGGTCTGTCCACAGAACCCGAAGTGGAGCTGGACCTTGACCACAGGGAACTCTCAACGGTCATTGAAACGGCCATCAATGACCTTCCCGAACGGTGCAGGATTATTTTTCAGATGAGCCGCTTTGAGCATTATTCCATTCCTGAAATTGCCCAACACTTCAATATTTCCCACCGTACGGTGGAAAACCAGCTACACCGCGCCCTTAAGTATCTCAAGACCATATTGGGAGCAGTTATATTTCAGTTTATCCTTCCTCTTTGA
- a CDS encoding alpha/beta hydrolase produces the protein MRKVKFKNRNWDTAANLHLPYNFDETQNYPAIVCVHPGGSVKEQTAGLYAGKLAKKGFIALAYDASFQGESGGEPRYLEAPTTRVEDIRYAVDHLTTLNFVDKNRIGLLGICAGGGYAANAALEERRIRAVATVSGVNIGRAFREANFLETLEAVSSQRTAEANGAESIITNWTPNSCEEAKKAGINEMDMLEAINYYRTPRGEFPTSNNKLHFASMPKLIMFDAFHLADFLLTQPLLVIVGNKVGTFGSYRDGFDLYKKAASKNKTIHIVNGAGHYDLYDKAEATAEALDKLVPFFRENLLQE, from the coding sequence ATGCGAAAAGTAAAATTCAAAAATAGAAATTGGGACACGGCAGCCAATCTTCATTTGCCCTACAATTTTGATGAAACACAAAATTATCCGGCTATTGTTTGCGTTCATCCGGGAGGTAGCGTAAAAGAACAAACTGCAGGTTTGTATGCAGGTAAACTTGCAAAAAAGGGGTTTATTGCTTTGGCTTATGACGCTTCTTTTCAAGGCGAAAGCGGTGGAGAGCCAAGATATTTGGAAGCCCCCACCACCCGTGTAGAAGACATACGCTATGCTGTAGATCATCTTACTACATTAAATTTTGTAGATAAAAATCGTATCGGTTTATTGGGCATTTGTGCAGGTGGTGGTTACGCTGCAAATGCAGCATTGGAAGAAAGGCGAATAAGAGCAGTGGCAACGGTTTCAGGAGTAAACATAGGCAGAGCATTCAGAGAAGCAAATTTTTTAGAAACATTAGAAGCTGTTTCTTCGCAACGAACTGCGGAAGCCAACGGAGCAGAATCGATTATTACAAATTGGACACCCAATTCTTGCGAAGAAGCAAAAAAGGCAGGGATAAACGAAATGGATATGTTAGAAGCTATTAATTATTACAGAACGCCAAGAGGCGAATTTCCAACTTCAAACAATAAATTGCATTTTGCAAGTATGCCGAAATTAATAATGTTTGACGCTTTTCATCTTGCTGATTTTTTGCTTACACAACCTTTATTGGTTATCGTTGGCAACAAAGTTGGTACTTTCGGTTCATACAGAGACGGTTTTGACTTATACAAAAAAGCCGCTTCCAAAAACAAAACAATCCATATTGTAAATGGTGCGGGTCATTATGATTTATACGATAAAGCCGAAGCAACAGCAGAAGCATTGGATAAATTAGTCCCATTTTTTCGGGAAAATCTTTTGCAGGAATAA